Within the Thermodesulfobacteriota bacterium genome, the region GCTTGTAGATGTGGGACAAAAAAGGTAAATACTTCGTCTCTATAAAGCAATTTTTTGAAGGCTGCCACTGCCCTGGGCATCGAGTAACCAGCATCCTCAGAAATAATCTTTATTTTTCGACCGTGGACGCCGCCTGTTCCTTTATCTAGCGAACATAATTTTTAACCCCCTCTGAAAGAGACTGGGAATCTTTTGCAATGGGCCCTGTGTCGGCGTTTAGATTACCCATTATGATTGTGTCCTTCGTCACCCCTCTTACCTCTCCGGCATAAGAGGATACAACTCCTAAAAGGACCACGATTGAAACTGAGGTAACCATTTTCAAAAAAACATACGTAATCTTCATAAGTTTCCTCCATTCTAGGCTTAATGTTAATGCCGCTAACTCTCCCCCCTCTTGTTAAGGTTATGCCCCGGGCTTCTTACCCGACCTCTTCATAGCCTCAGAATATAACAATGCAGCAACCCAGCCCACGGTGTAATATCTGTTATGAGTTTTCCCGGGATGATATTTTAAAGAAACCTCCCTCATCTAAATTGTTATGCAATTGCTATTCTCTTTTTTATGTCCTCAACCACAATACTAGCACTTTCGGCACAACCCTCTGCCATGACGTAGCCCCGAGGTTTTACCCCATCACCAACATTATAAAGGTTCTTTACCGGTGTTTTCTGAGAAACGTCATACCCTTGCTGTGCATAATTAACAGGCCAACCGCTGCGATAACTTTGTACAGTTAAAAGCTCACCGTGCTTGTCAATCCCAGGGAATTTCTCTTTGGCCTCTCCTATTGCAACTTTAATATCTTCCTCCAAATTGTCGCTTCGGACAGCTGCCCAGCACCATAAGCAATTCTTATCTTCAGGAGCATAATCAGGCCAGGTTATACTAGGATCCATTGCGCAGAAGAGCAACTCGTTCTCAGGAAAATTGAGACAGACTGGAGACTTGATAAGTGGTTTATCGGAACCAAAGAAGAAAGATATACCACGAGTAGGTATAGCACGCTGTTTGACTTCCTTTAAATACCCCTTGTCAAAATTCTGCTCTCCTGCCAGCATAACTGTTTGCATCGGTCCAATATTACTAACTACAGCATCACAGGTGATCTCTAGCGTTTTTTCTTTCCTTTCAGCAATCACACCCTTAACGGTTCCCTCTTCAACTATAATTTGTTTAACACAGGCTGAGGTCAGAACTGTACCACGTTTTTCTTGAATCACTTCCGCAAGGGCATCTATAACAGCCCTAAGGTGACCTTCTGGATAACAGTAAGAACCGCCAAACTTACCAAAGCTCCGGAGAACTCTAACAAATTCTCCAGCCGGAACTTCATATGTCCAGAGTTTTTTCTTCAAAAGGATATAACGAAACTAATATCAGGGAGTTGGCCAAAGAAGCAGGAATACATTCTGCCACCATCTACCATTATTTCCAAAACAAGCAGGAAATACTGCGCCAGATATATGATGAAGGTATTGGAGAATTACTGGATAATCTCACAAGAATAGTCAATTCTGACAAGCCACCAGATGAAAAAATGCGTGATATCATAAAAGAGCATGTAACCTTTGTCACAAACA harbors:
- a CDS encoding FAD-dependent oxidoreductase, with the protein product MKKKLWTYEVPAGEFVRVLRSFGKFGGSYCYPEGHLRAVIDALAEVIQEKRGTVLTSACVKQIIVEEGTVKGVIAERKEKTLEITCDAVVSNIGPMQTVMLAGEQNFDKGYLKEVKQRAIPTRGISFFFGSDKPLIKSPVCLNFPENELLFCAMDPSITWPDYAPEDKNCLWCWAAVRSDNLEEDIKVAIGEAKEKFPGIDKHGELLTVQSYRSGWPVNYAQQGYDVSQKTPVKNLYNVGDGVKPRGYVMAEGCAESASIVVEDIKKRIAIA